A genomic stretch from Lathyrus oleraceus cultivar Zhongwan6 chromosome 2, CAAS_Psat_ZW6_1.0, whole genome shotgun sequence includes:
- the LOC127120792 gene encoding probable inactive receptor kinase At4g23740 has protein sequence MSYYIFLFSLYFIAFLLCNAEPLEDKKALLDFVTKLPPSRPLNWDFNSSVCSNWNGVTCSLDESRIVAIRLPGLGFNGTIPLNTISRIKGLQKLSLRSNFITGYFPSDFLNLRNLSFLYLQFNDFIGPLPDFGVWNNLSVVDLSNNRFSGEIPDVSLPLLEQLNLSNNNLQGVVPVSLRRFPNSAFVGNNVSLASCSTHCSKSEKHGRVGGTLVLGSIVVGGFLCLAAFIVFIYVLCSKRKDGDVFDAKLEKGGKMSPEKVVSRNQDANNKLFFFEGCNYAFDLEDLLRASAEVLGKGTFGAAYKAVLEDATTVVVKRLKEVAVGKKDFEQHMDVVGSLKHENVVELKAYYYSKDEKLVVYEYYNQGSISALLHGKRGEEKVALDWNSRIKIALGAARGLARIHSENGGKLIHGNIKSSNIFLNAKQYGCVSDLGLATIMSSVCQPVSQAAGYRAPEVTDTRKATRASDVYSFGVVLLELLTGKSPIHTTRGDEIVHLVRWVHSVVREEWTAEVFDLELMRCPNIEEEMVEMLQIAMSCVVRMHDQRPTMSEIVKMIENVKQIDAENRPSSENQVESETQHKSSQGDSPPPIKGDE, from the exons ATGAGTTATTACATTTTTCTGTTTTCACTTTACTTCATTGCTTTCTTACTCTGTAATGcagaacctcttgaagacaaaAAAGCATTGTTAGACTTTGTTACTAAATTACCACCTTCTAGGCCTTTGAACTGGGATTTCAATTCTTCAGTATGTAGTAATTGGAATGGTGTAACTTGTAGTTTAGACGAGTCTCGAATCGTCGCGATTCGATTACCCGGACTTGGATTTAATGGCACAATTCCTCTTAATACTATTAGTAGAATCAAAGGTTTGCAGAAATTGAGTCTTAGATCTAATTTTATAACTGGTTATTTTCCTTCTGATTTTCTTAATTTAAGGAATCTTTCTTTTTTGTATCTTCAGTTCAATGATTTTATAGGTCCTTTGCCTGATTTTGGTGTTTGGAACAATTTATCTGTTGTTGATTTGTCTAATAACCGTTTCAGTGGTGAAATTCCTGATGTAAGCTTGCCTTTGTTGGAACAATTGAATTTGTCTAACAATAATTTACAAGGTGTTGTTCCTGTTTCACTTCGGAGGTTTCCGAATTCGGCGTTTGTTGGAAACAATGTTTCGCTTGCAAGTTGTTCGACGCATTGTTCGAAATCTGAGAAACATGGAAGGGTTGGTGGAACATTAGTGTTGGGAAGTATTGTTGTTGGTGGTTTTTTATGCCTTGCAGCATTCATTGTTTTTATCTATGTTTTGTGTTCTAAAAGGAAAGATGGTGATGTTTTTGATGCGAAGTTGGAGAAAGGAGGGAAAATGTCACCTGAAAAGGTGGTCTCTAGAAACCAAGACGCAAACAATAAGCTTTTTTTCTTTGAGGGGTGTAATTATGCTTTTGATTTGGAGGATTTGTTAAGAGCTTCTGCTGAGGTACTTGGTAAGGGAACATTTGGTGCTGCATACAAGGCTGTACTAGAGGATGCAACCACTGTTGTTGTGAAGAGATTAAAGGAGGTAGCTGTTGGGAAGAAGGATTTTGAGCAACACATGGATGTTGTTGGAAGTCTTAAACATGAGAATGTGGTTGAGCTAAAGGCGTATTATTATTCCAAAGATGAGAAACTTGTTGTATATGAATACTACAATCAGGGTAGCATCTCTGCTTTGTTGCATG GTAAGAGAGGAGAGGAGAAGGTGGCTTTAGATTGGAATTCTCGAATCAAAATAGCTTTAGGTGCTGCACGAGGCCTTGCTCGTATCCATTCTGAAAATGGTGGGAAGCTTATACACGGCAATATCAAATCCTCAAACATCTTTCTCAATGCTAAACAGTATGGTTGTGTGTCTGATCTTGGCCTGGCAACCATAATGAGCTCCGTCTGCCAGCCTGTCTCGCAGGCAGCTGGTTACCGGGCACCAGAAGTTACGGACACCAGAAAAGCAACACGGGCTTCAGATGTTTACAGCTTTGGTGTGGTGTTACTGGAGCTTCTAACTGGGAAATCTCCTATTCATACAACTAGAGGCGATGAGATTGTCCACCTGGTGAGATGGGTTCATTCCGTCGTGAGAGAAGAATGGACGGCTGAAGTATTTGACCTCGAGCTTATGAGATGTCCTAATATAGAAGAAGAGATGGTGGAGATGTTACAGATAGCTATGTCATGTGTTGTAAGGATGCATGATCAAAGACCTACAATGTCAGAAATCGTGAAGATGATTGAGAATGTGAAGCAAATTGATGCAGAGAATCGACCATCATCTGAGAACCAAGTTGAAAGTGAAACACAGCATAAATCATCTCAAGGTGATAGTCCACCTCCTATCAAAGGAGATGAATAA